The genomic window AAAAATAATTAATTGCAAGAAACAGAGAGCAGAGAATAAAACCCCATCCAATATAATTGTAAACGAGCATCTCAATGAGATAGCGATCGAGCCAGCGCAGGAAAAGAAAATGAATACCCAGGGTAATGGTTCCTCCTGCCAGAATGATCAGGAAAATGATTTCAGGAGGAATGAAGGTGCGGGTGCTCAGCACCGCAATGCCGTAAAGCCCGCCAAAAAAGCCCGTTACAAAAACCCAGAAGGTATAATTGCTGAATTCTCCTTTTTCTACTTTTGCCGGCATACAGTATTTTAAAACTTGATATGAAAAACTCGTTTAAGATCGGAAAAGAATGCTGAAGAACGCCAATTGTAGATATGCCATTGTGGTTGTCATCCTTCTTTTCATTTTACCCGGCTGCAAAGATGAGGCGGATTATAGAGTCATTCTTCATCCAGAGGGTGAGTTTCTTGACTTGCCCGCCAAGCCGCAGCAGGAGCTGCTGGACTATGCCAAAGATGTACTAAGGAAACGCCTCATTACTGCGGGCTTTGCAGCAGAAGATTTCATCATTGCGGAAAAAGACGGGGCGATAGAAATTCAGATTGACAAGCTGGAGGAAGATACCGCCACAGGCTGGCTGGAGCCGTTGCTTACCATCCCCGGAAATTTCCGCATTGTGGAAACGTATCATCATGCCGATGTGATTGGTTCCATCCTCACCGCTGATGCCTACCTGGCGCACTTGCAGGGAGATACCGCGGGCCAGGGACCCTTGTTGAGCAGGATCAAAATGGCCTCCTACCAGCTTGCTGAAGGAGAAGAAATTTCGCCTACTCCCGTTATTGGATTTGCTTTTCCTTCTGACACTGCCAGCATTTTCCGTTCGCTTAAAATTGATTCAGTAAAAGCGATTCTGCCTGCCGCGCTGGAAATCATTCCCGGAGTTACCATATCTGATTCCCTGATTCCGCTCATAGCTGTTCGCAGCCACTACAGGAATGAGGGCCTGCCAGCGCTCACCAAAAATTTTGTGCAAGATCTGAGTATTGGAACCACTGAAGGAGGAGTGGTGGTCATCAATTTACAGTTTAATGAAAATGGCGGGGAATACTTTTATGAGCTTACGATGAATAACTTTAGGAGTTTTATTGGCATCGTGCTGGATGAAACCGTAATTCATTATGCCATGATCCAGGGAGGGATTCCTGAAGGAAAGATCAGCATCATTTCTCCTTACGGCTTTAATCAGACCCGTGCAATTGCCGCTGCAATGCGCATCAGCAGCCTGCCGTTTCCGATGGCTTTCGAGAGAAACATGAGGGAGTGATGCTACCCCCATTACCGAAGCGGTGGTAATACCGCTATAGGAAGTATCAACTCACCATCCACAACCGTTGTGGCAAAACCCCATCTGGAAAGGAGAAAATATTGGCTGAGACGGAACAGTTGCGGTAGCCTCATGTAGGTCCGATTTGTTATCGGACAATTCCACGATAGCGGAATATCAGGACCGGATAAGAGATCGGAGTCATTCAGTCGTGGTAGCTAGCCCGTTGCCGGGCTTGTCCCAATGCAATTGGGACCTACATTAAACCCTTACCACCGCTATTGAAAGCCTCCCGTTGAAACCGGGGGCTATGGATAAAGACTTACAAAAGCAGTCTTGTGCCGGAAGGTGTTTACCTGTAAAAAGTGCGGGCAATCTCCGGCATTGGCAGCAACCAATGGCTGGAGGTACTCACGGGAATGATGATGCTGTTGTGGTGAGGAAAGAAGAGTGCTGTTACTTCTTTTTCTTTGCTGCTGTCGGTGGTTTTGGGGCGGCTTCTGTTTTAGCTTCCGGTTCTTCAGCTATTGTTGCTGTGGCTTCTTCTTTTTTCCGGGGCCTTGATTTTCCATAGCTGCCTCTGAAGGTTTTACCTTTTCTCGTTTTACGATCTCCTCTGCCCATACGTATTTTTTAATGTTGATTTGAATTTCAATATTAAACTAAATACAAATGGAAATGGATAACGTTCGGGATTTACTGTGCCTCTTCTTTCCGGTTGATGCCAATCCGCAGGGAAACAATATGAGAATAAAGCGCTACAGACTGATCGCCAATATCAGTAAAGGCATAATCCAGCGCAAATTGCTGAAACTTAAATCCCACGCCAATACTTGGTTGAAATGTCAGGATTTCTCTTGGATCCTGAAATCCTGTAGCAGAATCTTTATCGGAAGGCAAATTCGTGGTAGTACGCTGGAAATTGGTTACTCCACCGCGCAGGAAGATCAGTTCATTGTAGTCAACCTCAAAACCGAAATGCAGATCAATACTGGAAAAGTCGCTGCGCACCAGCGTGTTTCGTTTTCCGTCAAAAGTAAAATCAGCGCCCAATTCCGCCAGCATGTTGAACTTATCTGAGATCTTCACATCTTTCATAATTCCGGTATTGATCCTCGGTAAAGTGATCTCTGAAGAGTTCACCGGGATCTCGTTTTGCGTAGCCGTAAATACTTCTTTCTCCTCTTCGGTGAAGTTAAAACTCCAGGCATTGAAAGTAGAAGTAATATCCCGGCCCATTGCCCCTACTGTCCAGCCTTCGGCAAAATCATACTGAATGCCTGCATCCAGCCCAAACCCCCACGCAGTGGCAAAAGGTCCGATCCTGCGATGAATCACTTTGGCACTTCCTCCCAGCCTGAGCTTTTCATTGGCCAGCTTACGGGAAAAGGAAAGAGCAAATGAATAATCAACTGCAGAAAATTCAGTAATCCTGTTATAATCAATGGAGCCGTTGGCGTCAATGAGCCGCAACGTGTTGGGGATATTGTCTATCCCGAATCTCACCATGCTGAATCCCAGGTAATTTTTCTCGTCAAGTTTTGTTACCACCGCTCCATAGTCAAACTTGGCAATGCCAGCGAAATATTCACTGTGCATGAGGTAGAGCTGAATATCGTTATCAATGAGGCTGATGCCTGCCGGATTCCAGTATGTAGCAGATGCATCCTTTACAGATGCTGCGGCAGAGTTTCCCATACCGAGCGCCCGGCCTCCCACACCAATGTTCAGAAATTCATTGCTGTATTTTGGTGTACGATCCCTGTCCTGTGCCTTCACTCTGGGTGAAAGAAAAAACAGGCAGGTTGCGGCTAAGATAATGTAGTGTTTTGTGTTCATAAATGCTGAATGTTTAAAACCTCCGGAGTCAGCCTCATTTCAGCCTCTGATAATAACTGGCTGAAAACAGTGTAATATGCTCCTTGAATAACTGGCTGTTTGACGCGTGAAAATATATGGTTTATAGAAGTCGTAAAATCTTTATTGTTTTGATAATTAAAAAGGAATTGGTGTTCCCGGAAGCGTTTAAAGAACTTCCAGAAGCCATCAATATTGCTGAAACCCAGAAAATCCTGCAAGGCGGCCATTTGCTGTTGCGTCACTTTTTCCAGGTCAGTATAATAGAGGGGGAGCAAATCCGGAAATTTCTTCATCAGTATCCGGTCCACGAGCAATTCGAGTAAAATATGGCTTAAGAAAAAGGGCCTGAACGGAAGTTTGTCAAATTGATATTTCTTTAACAGTTCCTTTAGCATTTTTCCCTGGGTATTAAAAAATGAGGACTGATGAAATTTGCGGTCCGACTCCAGGTGAGTGCAGCAACCTTCCGTGAGGAACCGGACCTTTATGGTGGGAGCATCTGCGGCATTAATATGCCTTATGCGCCACTTCCGGTTGAAGGTGGTGAAAAGATCAGGCAGCGATAGCCCGGTATTGAAGAGTGGGTTTTGCAATTGTCGGTCAAAATAATAATGTCCCAGGAAATTCATGGGTGGTCAGGAATAATGAAGCAAAATTAAAGAAGTGGCCTGTACGGAGCGTGAGGGCGATTTGCACAAATGATGCAAACTTCTTCATGCGTAAGCCAAAGCATATTTTTGCACAAAAAGAAGAACTGCTGATGAATCTTGTTGAAGAGTTAAGATGGCGTGGCCTGTTGCAGGATATTATGCCAGGGACAGAGGAACTGCTTGCCAAAGAGCCGGTAACCGGATATATTGGTTTCGATCCTACCAGCCATTCGCTTCATATTGGTAACCTGGTTCCCATTATGCTGCTGATGCATTTGCAGCGACACGGCCACAAGCCGGTAGCGTTGGTAGGTGGCGCCACCGGAATGATTGGTGATCCTTCCGGTAAAAGCGAGGAACGCAACCTGCTTTCCGAAGAAATGCTCCGGAAAAATCAGCAAGGCATTCGCAGCCAGCTTAGCCGGTTCCTGGATTTTGAAAAGGGAGACAACGCTGCAATCCTGGTGAATAATTATGACTGGATGAGCGGTTTTGGGTTCCTGGATTTCCTTCGTGATGTGGGCAAACATCTGAGCGTAAATTATATGATGGCAAAAGATTCGGTGAAAAAGCGGCTGGAAACCGGCATATCTTTCACGGAGTTCAGCTATCAACTGGTACAGGCTTATGATTTTTTGCACCTCTTCCGCACCCAGAACTGCAGCCTCCAGATGGGCGGCTCAGACCAATGGGGAAATATGACGACCGGGGCCGAACTCATCAGGCGAACGATTGGAGGTGAAGCTTTCGCCTTAACCGCACCGCTGGTTACAAAAGCGGATGGTTCCAAGTTTGGGAAGACAGAACAGGGGAATGTATGGCTGGATCCTGAATTGACTTCACCCTACGCTTTTTATCAGTTTTGGATGAATACCTCAGATGAAGATGCGAACCGCTACATCCGCATTTTCACATTTCTTTCGCAAGAAGAAATTGAGAGCCTCGCTTCCGCACATTCCGTGGCACCCCACCAGCGGCTGCTCCAAAGAAAGCTGGCCGAAGAAGTTACCCAACTTGTGCATGGCACAGAGGAGTTGCACCAGGCGCAAAAAGCTACAGAGCTGCTCTTTGGCCGCGGAGGCGCAGAAATGCTTCGTGACCTCAATCCCCGAACTTTGTTTTCCGCGCTGGAGGGAGTTCCGCAATATCAGGTACAGCAACAGCAGATTTCAGGGGGCATTTCTATTACCGATCTTCTCACGGATCTTTCCACTATTTTTCCTTCAAAAGGTGAGGCCAGGCGATTTATTAAAAATGGAGGTTTGATCCTGAACAAAGAAAAAATTAATGACCCTGAAATGCAGGTGAATGAAGCACATTTTATCCAGAACAGTTATGTAATGGTGCAGAAAGGCAAGAAGAACTATTTCCTGATCCGCCTGAATTAATGCACCATCTTTGTAAAAATGGCTTCAACATTTAAATAATATCACTATCCATTATGCATAAATTTCCTTTTCTGCTGCTGTTCATTTTGATGGCTGCCACATTTAATCTTAAAGCACAAACAGATTGCGCTATTCCGCTTGATGCGGATGATAATACCTTTAAATATGGTGAGGTTGTAGAGGTAGCTGGCGTGAATAAAGATGAGCTTTTTGAACGTGCAATGGCCTGGATCAAAAATGAATATGTGAATGCTGCCAATAAACTGGATGCAGACGCGAAGGAAAAAGGAGTTATAGACCTGGATGGACGGTTCAGGGTGGAGGAAAGAAACTCCAAGGGAAAACGGCAAGGCGATATGATCGTTGAATACAGGCTTAACATCCTGTTTAAGGATGGCCGCTATAAATATGAGTTCTATAAGTTTCACCTGAACAAAGGTTATTTTTTCGCACTTGAACGCTGGCTGGATCCGAACGTAACCGAAGCCGGAACAAAGACTGAAGAATGCGAGCAGGTGAATGATCACATTCTGGAAAAGATCGCGGCCATGAAGGAGGCTATAGCCAATCCGGAAGTTGAAGAGGAGGAGGAATGGTAATCATTCCTTCAAACCGGCATTTTCAGTATATTACTTATTCTTACTATTGTTAAATGAAAAAGCTCCTCCCGTGGCTGGTTCTGCCGTTACTCTTCATCTGTGTTTCATCTTTTGCACAGAATTATAAAGACACCCAAACGTCTTCGCCCCGGGCCAGGCAACTCTATCTTAAAGCGGTATCCTATTTCCTGAAGCATCAAACCACGGAAGCTGAGATCCTGCTGAAAAAGGCCATCGTTGAAGATTCAGCTTATGCAGATGCACGAATGCTGCTCGCTGATATTTATCATAAAAATGGACAATACGAGGAAGAAAAGGATCAACTGCGAACCCTCAACCGGATGCAACCGGATTTTGCAGACGCCTACCTCAATCTGGGAGTGGCACTTTACCATGATGCGGAATATGAGGAAGCCGTAACGGCACTGGAGAATTTCATCAGCAAAAAGAATCAGGACAGCCGTTTTATTCCGGTAGCCAAAAGAAGACTGGAGGAAGCGCAATTCAGTGCAGACCAGGTGAAAAACCCGGTACCATTCAAGCCGGAAAATTTAGGACCTGGCGTCAACACGGAAATGGATGAATACTGGCCGGCAGTTACGGCAGATGAAAAAACGCTATTCTTTACACGGTTAAAGCCAATGGAATCAGATGCCGGAGGGATGTTTCAACAGGAGGATATTTACATCAGCCAATTCAATAATGGGAAATGGGATAAATCGCAGTTCCCGCCCGGCAGCCTGAATTCACAGGATAATGAAGGAGCCATCACTATTTCACCTGATGGAAAGTGGTTGATCTTTACAGGCTGCAACAGGCGCGATGGAATGGGCCGCTGCGATTTCTATATAAGCAAGCTGCAACATGGCGCCTGGACGCAACCACGAAATATGGGTACTTCTCTGAACACGCGTGATATGGAAACCCAGCCATCCCTCTCTTTCGATGGCCGCACGTTGTATTTCAGCAGCAACCGGCCTGGCGGCAAGGGTGGGTTGGATCTCTGGAAAAGTGATTTCGATCCGGAAGAGGGCTGGCAGGAACCGGTAAACCTGGGAGATGAAGTGAACACTGAAGATGACGAGCAGTCACCTTTTATTCATCACGATAATAAAACACTTTACTTTTCCTCCCGCGGCCATATTGGCCTCGGCCAGGCAGATCTTTACAAATCTGAATTGCAGGAAAACGGAATGTTCGGGAATGTGACAAACCTCGGGTATCCTATTAATACCAATAAGGATGAGATCAGCATTTTCGTTACCAGCAGGGGAGACAAGGCGTTTATTTCATCGCAAGCCAACAGCCTGGGCGGGCGCGATATTTTCTCCTTCGACCTTTATGAAGAAGTGCGGCCGGAACTGGTAACCTATCTGAAAGGAATGGTGTATGATCTGGAGACCAAAAAACCCATATCGGCAAAGGTTGAACTCCTGGATGTAAACACAGGTGAGCCAATAATTGAAGGCTATAGCGATGAACAAACCGGAGTGCTGCTGGCGCTGCCGGGAAACCGGAATTATGCGCTTCATGTATCAAAAGAAGGATACCTTTTTTACAGTGATCACCTTGCCCTGAAAAACTATAAGTCTCCAGAGCCTTATGAGCGTGATATTAATCTGAGCAAAATAAAGGAGGGTGAGAAGATCGTCCTTCGAAATATTTTCTATGATGTGGATTCATTTAATCTGGAGGAAAAATCCCGGACGGAACTTCAGTTGCTCATTGGCTTTCTGAAGGAGAATCCAAACCTGCGGATAGAGATCAGTGGTCATACGGATAGCGATGGTTCTGCCCCTTATAATCAAACGCTCTCTGACAAACGCGCGAAGTCCGTGCTCGATTATCTTGTTCGCGAGGGCGGAATCAGAGAAGAGCGATTGGTCTCCATCGGGTTTGGCGAATCCAAACCTATGGCAGAAAACACAACGGAAGAAGGGAAAGCCCTGAACCGAAGAACGGAGTTGAAAATCATTTCGCTCTGATCCAGGATTCGCTCCTTGATAATGTATTTTTAATTATTGATATAGAATTTAATTGTTTATTAAAAATTGCTTATTAAATTATATATTTTTATACACTGATCGCTGTTTATATTTAACATTATTTTTATAAATTAACCGGACACATTTTAATTAAACAATATTCCGGAGAAGAATTTTACCTCAAAAGCCAAGAAGCCTGAACTGAGCAGAGACGACTATTCCGCAGGAGTTGTCTGAATATAATTACTCCGTTTATTTTTTGGAGAAAGACTAATCCCTGGATCCTTCATTCAGATATCAGGAGTGCTAAAGCTTCAACTTTTCCGGGGCCTGAAAAAAAGAGCGAATAAGAACAAAGTGCTCCCGGAAGTTATTAAACAGGTTGAAAACATTCACATTTTACTTGCTTATTAATAACATATACAAAGGAATATCGAGGCCGAATGAAAAAAATTAAAGCGGCAATAATAGATCTGGATGGAGTTATTACCCAAACTGCGACAACTCATGCAATGGCCTGGAAGCAGATGTTTGATGCTTATAATCAAAAGCGCAAAGAAAAGGGCGAAATGCCCTACCGGGAATTTTCCATCGAGGAGGATTATTTCGAGTATCTGGACGGGATGCCGCGCTATGACGGTGTAAAGAATTTCCTGCAGTCGCGGAATATTTCTCTGCCGTGGGGAAATGCAGTTGATGATCCTGATAAAGAAACAATTTGCGGGCTTGGAAACTGGAAGAATGTGCTTTTTAATGAACTGCTCAAAAAAGGAGAGGTGAAGATATTCGAGAAAAATGTGGCAAAGCTCCGCGAATGGAAGGCAGCCGGAATACGCCTGGCTGTGATCTCCTCCAGCACAAATTGCCGTCAGGTACTTGAACTGACAGGGCTTGAGTCAATCTTTGAAGCAAGGGTTGATGGGGTGGTTTCTGAAGAAAGAAAGCTGAAGGGAAAGCCCGCACCGGATATTTTCCTGGAGGCAGCTAAAGAATTAAATACCAGACCTGATGAAGCCCTGATCGTAGAAGATTCGCGGGCAGGTGTGGAGGCGGGCAGGAAAGGCGGATTTCAGCGAGTGATCGGCATTGGCGGAAAAGAGCAAATGGAGATCATGAAAAAACTTGGCGCCACCGAGGTAGTAGAAAGCCTGGAGCAGCTAGACATCAACAAGCGGTCACAAAAGGCTCCGGAAGATTTGCCCTCTGCCCTTGAGAATTTTGACCGGCTGGCTGGAGGGATAGGAAATGAAGGGGTAGTCCTTTGTCTGGATTACGATGGTACCCTGACCCCGATCGTAGCTGATTACACAAAAGCCATTATTTCGGATAAAATGCGGGAGCAGGTGCGAAAAGCTGCGGCCGCTTTTCCTGTGGCAATTATCAGTGGCCGGGATATATTTTTTATTAAGGAAAAGGTAAACCTGGATGGAATTTTTTATGCGGGAAGCCACGGGTTTGAAATCGAAGGACCGGATAATTTTCGCCATGAACTAAAGGAAGCTGAGGCATTGCTCCCCGTTCTTGACGATATAGAGAATAAATTAAACCAGGAACTCAAGCAATTTAAAGGAGTAAAAATTGAACGGAAAAAATATGCGCTGGCCGTGCATTATCGCAATGCATCTGAAGCCGATGTGCCTGCAGTAAATTTAATTATTGACAAGGTTTTATCATTAAATAATAAAATAGAAAAAGGACGGGGGAAAAAAGTAATTGAATTAAAACCTAGAATTAAATGGAATAAAGGCAAGGCCGTAGAAATGATAGCCAAACAGCTCGGAGCAGAAATGATAATATATATTGGTGATGACGTTACGGATGAGGATGCTTTTCGCAGCATTACGAATGGCGTGGGAATATTGGCAGGCACGCATGATGAACCTTTTACGGCTGCAGATTACAGCCTCCGCGATGTGGATGAGGTTCAGGAATTTTTGAAGAAGCTTTCAGAAAACCTGTAACTGATATTAAAATTAAAATAATGGAACCTTGCTGGAAAGTGACATACAACGACTATGAGCCGGAGCAGGAAGGATTGAGAGAGGCGCTTTGTACGCTGGGCAATGGCTATTTCGCTACCCGTGGCGCACACGAAGAGAGCCGTGATGACCAGATCCATTATCCGGGAATGTATCTGGCCAGAGGTTATAACCGCCTCAAGTCAGAAATTTCAGGGAAGGTTATTGAAAATGAAGACCTCGTGAACTGGCCCAACTGGCTGGTTTTAAAGTTCAAACCTGAAAACGGGGAATGGATGCGCCTTGATGAGGTGGAAGTATTGGAATACCGGCAGACGCTAAACCTACGGGAGGGCATACTGGAGCGGTATATACATATAAAGGATAACGCAGGCCGCGAAACCATGATCGAAAGCAAGCGCCTAGTACACGGAAAATTCCAACATCTGGCGGCTATTCAATGGAAACTTACGCCAAAGAATTGGTCAGGAAACATCATCCTGCATTCTGCGCTGGACGGATCGGTAACCAACAATGGAGTGGCGCGCTACCGTGAATTACAAAGCCGGCACTTGAAAACACTGAAGCTGGGAACTTTTGAAGAGGAGGGGATTTTTCTCAAAACGCAGACCCTCCAGTCAGAAATCGTAATGGCGCAGGCGGCAAAAGTGCGGGTGGAGTTTGCACAGGAAATTCCTGCTGTAACCCGCGAATCCATTCAGGAGGAGGATTACATAGCCCACGAACTGAAGTTTTATGCCGCAGAGAATCAGGAGGTGATCATAGAGAAGGTCGTTGCGATTTACACTTCCCGCGACTATGCCATATCCGATCCGCTCACCGAAGCCACGACAGCCGTTTTGCGGGCTGGCTCGTTTGATGAATTAATGCAATGTCAGCGCAATGCATGGACAGAGATATGGGATCGTGTGGATACGCGGATTCTTAGCGGACATGAGGAGGAGCAGATCGTATTACGATTGCACATTTTCCATTTGATGCAAACGGTCTCAATATTTTCGGCAGATCTGGATGTGGGTGTACCGGCCCGTGGGTGGCATGGAGAAGCTTACCGGGGCCACATCTTTTGGGATGAGCTCTTCATCTTTCCTTTCCTTACCTGGAGCATGCCCGAACTAACGCGCTCGCTGCTGATGTACCGTTTCCGCAGGCTGCCGGAAGCCCGGTGCAATGCGGAGGAAAACGGCTATGCAGGCGCCTTGTTCCCCTGGCAGAGCGGAAGCAACGGGCGGGAGGAGAGCCAGAAAATCCATCTTAATCCAGAATCAGGAAACTGGATCCCGGATGATTCCCAGCTTCAACAGCACCTTAATGCAGCCATCGCCTTCAACGTATGGCATTACTTCAGTATCACAAATGACCTGGAATTCCTCCATTTTTTCGGGGCCGAACTCATGCTGGACATAGCGAAGTTTTGGGCAGCCAAAGCCACCTGGAGTGAGGAAAAGGAGAAGTTTGAGATCAGGAAAGTAGTGGGGCCGGACGAATATCACACCGCGTATCCCGGCAGCAACGAGCCCGGTATTGACAACAACGCCTACACCAACGTGATGGCGATATGGTCATTGGAACATGCCGGAAAAGTGCTGGAGCTTCTGGATGTCAGGCGGAGAGAAGAATTAATGGCGCATCTTGAATTAAACGGAGAAGACCTTCAGCGCTGGGATAAAATAAGCCGGAATATGTTCATTCCTTTTTTGGAAGAAAATAAGATCTTAAACCAGTTTGAAGGATTTGAAAAACTTGAGGAACTGGACTGGGATCATTATCATAAAAAATATGGAAAAGTATTGCGCCTCGATCGCATCATGGAAAAAGAGGGAGATGACGTAAATAAATACAAAGCCACCAAGCAGGCCGATGTTTTAATGTTGTTTTACTTGTTTTCAGCGAAGGAATTGACAGCGTTGATTAATCGCAATGGTTATGATTTCGATCCCCGGAATATTCCCGCAAACATTACCTATTATGAAAGCCGGGCGGCTCATGGCTCCACGCTCAGCAAATTGGTGCATTCTTGGGTTCTGGCCCGTTCTGACCGCGGCAAGTCATGGCTCAACTTCCGTCAGGCCCTGATGAGTGATTTTCAGGATGTTCAGGGTGGCACTACGGCTGAGGGTATCCATCTTGGCGCAATGGCCGGTACCATAGATCTGGTGCAGCGTGGCTACATGGGCCTCGAAATGCGCAATGATAAATTGTGGCTAAATCCGCAACTCCCCGATGAACTCACCCTCATTGAATACACCTTGCGCTACCGTGGGTTCTGGATAAAAGTACAACTCAATACAACTGAACTTACCCTGACCTGCCAGGGCAGTTGGTACAATCATACCCTGGAAATTATGGTAAAAGAACAGCCTTTCAGTCTCACTGCCGGAGAAACAAAAACCTTCAGCCTCGCGCACGATGCAGCAGAAGAAGTGAGGTAAATTCTGACCCGTTTTTTCTTACCTGCTTTGTCATCAGATGTCATATTTTCGGGCCGTTTTTTACACCCGCTTAACAAGGCGTATAACGCAATATATAGATGAAAGATCTGCTGGAGATGGTGAAGGAGAAGAATCCGCATGAAAATGAATTTCACCAGGCTGTAGAGGAACTGCTGGAATCAATTCACCCGGTGCTTGGAAAAGAAAAGAAATATCGTGATCAAAAGATATTTGAACGGATCGTGGAGCCCGAACGGGTCATTATGTTCAGGGTTCCCTGGAGTGATGATAAAGGCGAGATTCATATTAACCGCGGATTCCGTGTACAGATGAACAGTGCCCTCGGTCCCTTCAAAGGGGGATTGCGCTTTCATCCGTCCGTAAAGCTTGATACGATAAAGTTCCTGGCATTTGAGCAGATATTTAAGAATGCGCTTACCACGCTGCCCCTTGGTGCAGGAAAAGGAGGGGCTGATTTCGATCCAAAAGGAAAATCGGACATGGAGGTGATGCGTTTCTGCCAGTCCTTTATGAATGAATTATACCGCCACATTGGCAATGACACTGATATTCCGGCTGGCGACATTGGCGTGGGGCTGAGGGAAATAGGATTCCTTTTTGGCAAATACAAGAAGATCAGAAATGAGTTTACCGGAGTGCTCACCGGCAAAGGCATGAGTTGGGGCGGAAGCCTCATTCGCCCTGAAGCCACCGGATATGGCGCTGCATACTTTGCGGCTGATATGCTGGAAGTTCATAGTGACTCGCTGAAGGACAAGAGTTGCCTGGTGAGCGGTGCCGGAAACGTTGCCCAGTATTGTGCTGAAAAACTGATAGACATGGGTGCACGGGTAATTACATTTTCTGATTCTGCCGGCTACATATATGATGGGGAAGGCATTGATAAGGAGAAATTGAATTTCGTAATGGATCTCAAAAATGAACGAAGAGGGCGGATTGAGGAATACGTTGAAAAATATCCGCAGGCGGAATATTTTGAAACCGACACGGACAAGGATGGAAATCCGATGTGGGATATAAAGGCAGATTGTGCCTTCCCCTGCGCTACGCAAAATGAGATTGGAAAGAAGGATGCGCAAAACCTGTTAAGAAATAAAGTGAAGTTGGTATCAGAGGGCGCCAACATGCCTTGTACGCCAGAGGCGGTTTCCATATTTCAGGATGCCGGAATTCTCTTTGCTCCCGGCAAAGCGGCCAATGCAGGAGGTGTGGCAGTTTCAGGATTGGAAATGG from Bacteroidia bacterium includes these protein-coding regions:
- a CDS encoding glycosyl hydrolase family 65 protein; this translates as MEPCWKVTYNDYEPEQEGLREALCTLGNGYFATRGAHEESRDDQIHYPGMYLARGYNRLKSEISGKVIENEDLVNWPNWLVLKFKPENGEWMRLDEVEVLEYRQTLNLREGILERYIHIKDNAGRETMIESKRLVHGKFQHLAAIQWKLTPKNWSGNIILHSALDGSVTNNGVARYRELQSRHLKTLKLGTFEEEGIFLKTQTLQSEIVMAQAAKVRVEFAQEIPAVTRESIQEEDYIAHELKFYAAENQEVIIEKVVAIYTSRDYAISDPLTEATTAVLRAGSFDELMQCQRNAWTEIWDRVDTRILSGHEEEQIVLRLHIFHLMQTVSIFSADLDVGVPARGWHGEAYRGHIFWDELFIFPFLTWSMPELTRSLLMYRFRRLPEARCNAEENGYAGALFPWQSGSNGREESQKIHLNPESGNWIPDDSQLQQHLNAAIAFNVWHYFSITNDLEFLHFFGAELMLDIAKFWAAKATWSEEKEKFEIRKVVGPDEYHTAYPGSNEPGIDNNAYTNVMAIWSLEHAGKVLELLDVRRREELMAHLELNGEDLQRWDKISRNMFIPFLEENKILNQFEGFEKLEELDWDHYHKKYGKVLRLDRIMEKEGDDVNKYKATKQADVLMLFYLFSAKELTALINRNGYDFDPRNIPANITYYESRAAHGSTLSKLVHSWVLARSDRGKSWLNFRQALMSDFQDVQGGTTAEGIHLGAMAGTIDLVQRGYMGLEMRNDKLWLNPQLPDELTLIEYTLRYRGFWIKVQLNTTELTLTCQGSWYNHTLEIMVKEQPFSLTAGETKTFSLAHDAAEEVR
- the gdhA gene encoding NADP-specific glutamate dehydrogenase; translated protein: MKDLLEMVKEKNPHENEFHQAVEELLESIHPVLGKEKKYRDQKIFERIVEPERVIMFRVPWSDDKGEIHINRGFRVQMNSALGPFKGGLRFHPSVKLDTIKFLAFEQIFKNALTTLPLGAGKGGADFDPKGKSDMEVMRFCQSFMNELYRHIGNDTDIPAGDIGVGLREIGFLFGKYKKIRNEFTGVLTGKGMSWGGSLIRPEATGYGAAYFAADMLEVHSDSLKDKSCLVSGAGNVAQYCAEKLIDMGARVITFSDSAGYIYDGEGIDKEKLNFVMDLKNERRGRIEEYVEKYPQAEYFETDTDKDGNPMWDIKADCAFPCATQNEIGKKDAQNLLRNKVKLVSEGANMPCTPEAVSIFQDAGILFAPGKAANAGGVAVSGLEMAQNSARIGWTREEVDVRLRVIMRNIHNTCLLKAEQYGRKGNYVDGANIAGFTKVADAMIEQGVI